GCGCTCCAGCCCGGACTCGAGCAGACGCCGCCTCGATGGATCCGCGATCTCGCCGAGCAAGGGCGAAAGCTTCAAGAGGTGCTTGACGTCCCAGGCGATCTCGCGGCTATCGGCCGGGTGCGCGTAGCCGGCCATGGCCAGCCGCAGCCGGGCCAGCACGTCGCCGATTTTTTCGCGCTCTTGCGGGTTCGAACCGACCTCGCTCAGCGGCACGCCTTCGAGATAGGTGAGAAGATGCACCTCGCGCTTCTGCCCGGCGGCGTCGGTATAGGCGAATTGCGGCCGGCCGGCGCGGTTCGGAACGACTCGCGGCACCGGCAAGGCCGGGTTCGCCGCCGTGATATGGCGAAGCAGGTCGATCTGGAATGCGATCTCGCCCGGATCTTCCGCCGGATTGGCGATCTTCAGGATGTAGTTGCGGCCGTCCCGCGAGGTCAGCCGGAACGTATCATCCTTCTCCGTTTCAAGCCGCTGCACCCTGCCTTCGATGTCGAAATGGGTTTTCGCAAGCGTCAGCGCCTCCTGGCTCGCCATGCGCGCCGACGAGGCCGACAAGGATCCATGGGTGACGAAGGAATTGGCGGTCTCGTTCATCAAAACTGTCCGTCCACTGGCGTCACGCTGTATGGACGATTGTCGACAATTCTGCAAGATGCTATCAGTGGCAAACGAACCCGAGCCGCCCGCGCACCCCAGGCGTGAAAACCCGTGGATATTGTCGCGGCGGGGCTGTTTGGCGATGGACTGGCCGGCGCCGCGCCCGAAGCCTCGTGGTAGTCGACCATCTACGGACGGCTTTTGCGGCCCGGCTTGGGCGACGGGCTTGGGCGACAGACTTGGGCGAAAACGGCAGGCGTTGCGGAGAGCAGGAGACGGAGATGGCCCGACTGACAATCCCGCCGGTCGTCAAAATGCCGGTGGAAGCGCAAGCGACCGACACGCTGCGCGACTCCATCGTCAACGGGACAATTCCCGCGGGCGCCCGCATCACCGAGATCCAGCTCTCCCAGCAGCTCAACCTCTCGCGTGCCACGATCCGCACCGCCCTGCACCAGCTCGCCAAGGAAGGGCTGCTGAACCTCGTTCCCTATACCGGCTGGACGGTGCTGTCGCTGTCCGCCCGCGATGTATGGGAGCTCTATACGCTGCGCTCGGCGGTCGAACGGCTTGCCGCGCAGCTCGTCGCCACCTCGATCAACTCGGCAAAATCCTCGCGGCTGAACTGGGCGTTCGAGGGACTCGTCAAGGAATGCAAGCGTGGAATCCCCGCGCGGGTCGCGGAAGCCGACTTCGCCCTGCACAAGACCATCATCCAGATGGCGGACCACACGCGGCTTGCGTCGCAATATGCGCTGATCGAGCAGCAGATCAGGATGTACATCCGCTCCAGCGACGCGCTGATCACGGAAATCTCCGCCATCATCGACCAGCACCGGCCGATCGTGGACTCCATCCTGTCCGGCGATGTCGAAGCGAGCGGCCACCTCTCCGAGCAGCACAATCTGACCGAAGGCAGGAAGCTGTCGGAGCACATCGAGCGGCTGGAAGCACGCGCGGAAGCGGCAAAGGCCCCGGCGGCACCGGCAAAAAAGACGGCGACCGCGAAAAAGGACAAGAACGCGCGCCGTCCGAAATGACGTGGGCGAAAGGCGCCTGCGCGACCGGTCCCGATTTAGGGGCGGCGCGGAAATCACCCGTGCAGAAAGACGGTGGAAGTCGGCGGGCGATGGCCGCTGACCTCCACTGGGCGTGGCTCGCGGCCTAGTTCGTAGCCGGCTTCGCGGCTGCCTTCGCGGCGAGACGGCTGCGCTTCTTCTCGGTCCAGTCGTTGAGGTGCGCATGCGCGGACTTCGCGGCCTCGGCCATGTAGGCCTCGTCTACGGTCCGGCAGGTCAGCTCGACGCGCAGGCCATTGGGATCGAAGAAGTAGATCGAGTTCATGATGTGGTGGTCGGTGATCCCAAGCACCTGGATGCCGGCGGCCTCGAGGCGCTTCTTGTAGGAAACAAGCTCTTCCTTGCTGGCGACCTCGAGCGCCAGATGGTTGACCCAGGCCGGCGTATTGGCCGACGGCGCGGGCGCCACGTCGTCGCCGAGGTCGAAGAAGGCGACGTACGAGCCATCGTTCATCTTGAAGAACAGATGGCAGAACGGATTGTACTCGCCGGTCGACGGCACATGGTCCTCGCGAACGATATGGGCGAGCGGAAGACCGAGGATGTCTTCGTAGAAGTGCCGGGTCTCCTCGGCATCGCGGCATCGATAGGCGAAGTGGTTGAGCTTCTGGATCGCGATGGTCATGCGTCTCTCCTCGGTTGCGGGTCGGTGTTCAAGCGGTCCTCACAGGCGCTCGGCAAAGCTGGCCAGCCGGTCCGCCGTCTCGGCGACCAGATCGGGCCGGCCGGCGAGGTAGTGATCGGCGCCGACCAGCCGATGGCGCTGGACGCGATCCTTGGCGGCCGCGGCCCAGGTGTCGTTGTCGCTCGGGAAGGTCGAGGCATCCGCCGTATGTTCGAACAGGAGCACCGGTACGCTGGTTCGCGCCAGATTGTTCGGCCCGTCGCCGCGGCTGCGCGGTGACCACTGGCTGAAGAAGCCGGTCAGGGACGTGTAGCGTCCCATGCTGTTGGCGGCATAGTTCAGTTGCCGCGGCGCACCCCAGATCGTCGTCCGCGGCACGCGGTCGTTCGGATCGAGCGACGGATCGAGGCTGCGCGGATCGGCCAGCGTGCGATTGATGATGAAAGCCATGTCGCGCGGCCCCTCGGGAAGCGCGCGGAGCTGGCGCAGCCTGGCATCGGCCCACGCCGTGATGCGCGCGAGCCGTTGCTTCTGCGCCGCGCGGTATCTTGTCATGAAGGCCGCCGAATAGGGCGGGCCGTTGTCGGGATTGAACATGTCGAGCGAGGGGTCGCTCGACAGCAGGTCAGCCTCGTCGATCACGGCAGGGTCGATCCAGGTCTCCATGATGCGGGACCGGCCGAGATGCGCCGCGCTCAGCGCGATGCCGTTCGCCGGCGGCATGTCCTCGGGCAGTTGCTCGATCGGGTCGCCGGCGGGCGTCGCGGTGATGTCGGGCTTCTCGGCCTGCGCCTGGTAGAAGCTGACCAGCGCGCCGCCGCCGGAATTGCCGATCAGGAGCACGCGCTCGATACCCTGGCCGTGCAGCCATTTGACGCCGGCGCCGAGATCCTGGATCGCGCGTTCGAGGATCAGGACCGTGTCATTGCCGGCATAGCGCGTGTTGAGGCCGAGCGTTGCGATGCCGCGCTGGGCCAGCGGCTCCAGCAGATAGTGAGCATGAAAATTCGACGTCGGATGGATGACGATCGCGGCGCAGCGCGCGCCGGGCGGTCGCCTGAACACGCCCCAGATCCGCGGGTTCATCATCTGCAGGCCGGATTGACTCTCCTGCATCGCCCCCTGACGGACGCTAATGCTGACCAGTTCAGACGTCATGCCAAAACTCCGGGGTTGTTGCGGCGGCCGCCGCTGGCCGATAGCCCTCGGCCGCCTTCTCGATCAAAGCCGTTGCGCTGGCGACATCGCCCGCCTGCTGCAACAGCAGCATGGCGAGGCGCGCCAGCACGATGTTGGTGTTCTCCTCACCCGCCTCGGTCAGGCGAGCGCACAGCGTCCCATAGAGCTGCTCCAGATCGTCGCGCGTCATGCCGAAAGCGCCTCCTTGTCACGCCGAACGGGCAAACGTCCGAGCGCAGCGTCGAGGTGACGCGGCTCGGCCTGCTTCCAGCGCGCCATCACATGGCCGTCGGGCCTGACCAGATAGAGCGTGCCGGCTTGCGCGCCGTACAGCGGGAACAGGCGCCCGGCGTCGTCTTCCGCGCTGACGCTTCCCCGCGCGGCGCCGCCGCGCGACAGCACCCGCAGCGCAAATGGCAAGGCTCGCGCGAAGCGTTCGCAGGCCTCGCCGAGCGCCTCGGGCATTTCGCCGGCCTCGCTGAAATAAAGCGCGGTGAAGTACGGGCCGAGCAGATCGGTCAGATGACCGCTCGACACCTCGTTACCGCGGTGAATGCGCAAGGGACATTCCGGCAGGACCGCGCCCGGCGCGGGCCCCGCGGCAAACGCTCCCGGCTCGTCGGGCACCGAGAGCGGGGATTCGCTCAAGGGGATGGCGGCGTGCTGGCGCGGAATCACGAGCTCGCGCAGCGCCGGCGTATCCTTGGCCAGCGACAGCACGGCGTCGCGAACGACCTTGTGCGGCGCCGTCGGCGGCGACATGAACTCGGCGCCC
This genomic interval from Bradyrhizobium sp. NP1 contains the following:
- a CDS encoding GntR family transcriptional regulator is translated as MARLTIPPVVKMPVEAQATDTLRDSIVNGTIPAGARITEIQLSQQLNLSRATIRTALHQLAKEGLLNLVPYTGWTVLSLSARDVWELYTLRSAVERLAAQLVATSINSAKSSRLNWAFEGLVKECKRGIPARVAEADFALHKTIIQMADHTRLASQYALIEQQIRMYIRSSDALITEISAIIDQHRPIVDSILSGDVEASGHLSEQHNLTEGRKLSEHIERLEARAEAAKAPAAPAKKTATAKKDKNARRPK
- a CDS encoding phosphotransferase, yielding MNETANSFVTHGSLSASSARMASQEALTLAKTHFDIEGRVQRLETEKDDTFRLTSRDGRNYILKIANPAEDPGEIAFQIDLLRHITAANPALPVPRVVPNRAGRPQFAYTDAAGQKREVHLLTYLEGVPLSEVGSNPQEREKIGDVLARLRLAMAGYAHPADSREIAWDVKHLLKLSPLLGEIADPSRRRLLESGLERFASIADRLAQCRTQVLHNDFSKSNIVVDKTAAHFVTGIIDFGDAVRTAVVIDVSTALLNQLPSQPTEALFAQAYDLLRGYLRVADLTDEELRLLPHLVMGRAVARALLTTWRGRLFPDNARYILRNTDQGWHQLAWFMARPMADISDDFLLTARR
- a CDS encoding VOC family protein, giving the protein MTIAIQKLNHFAYRCRDAEETRHFYEDILGLPLAHIVREDHVPSTGEYNPFCHLFFKMNDGSYVAFFDLGDDVAPAPSANTPAWVNHLALEVASKEELVSYKKRLEAAGIQVLGITDHHIMNSIYFFDPNGLRVELTCRTVDEAYMAEAAKSAHAHLNDWTEKKRSRLAAKAAAKPATN